A single Meles meles chromosome 20, mMelMel3.1 paternal haplotype, whole genome shotgun sequence DNA region contains:
- the UBL5 gene encoding ubiquitin-like protein 5, translating into MIEVVCNDRLGKKVRVKCNTDDTIGDLKKLIAAQTGTRWNKIVLKKWYTIFKDHVSLGDYEIHDGMNLELYYQ; encoded by the exons ATGATCGAGGTTGTTTGCAACGACCGTCTAGGGAAGAAGGTCCGCGTTAAGTGCAA CACTGATGACACCATCGGGGACCTTAAGAAGCTGATCGCAGCCCAGACTGGCACCCGTTGGAACAAGATCGTCCTGAAGAAGTG GTACACGATTTTTAAGGACCATGTGTCTCTGGGGGACT ATGAAATCCACGATGGGATGAACCTGGAGCTTTATTACCAATAG
- the FBXL12 gene encoding F-box/LRR-repeat protein 12 isoform X2, with amino-acid sequence MRPKVMWHLLRRYMASRLHSLRMGGYLFSGSQAPQLSPALMRALGQKCPNLKRLCLHVADLSMVPITSLPCTLRTLELHSCEISMAWLLKEQDPTVLPLLECIVLDRVPAFRDEHLQGLTRFRALRSLVLGGTYRVTETGLDAGLQELSYLQRLEVLGCTLSADSTLLAISRHLRDVRKIRLTVRGLSAPGLSVLEGMPALESLCLLGPLITPEMPSPAEILSSCLAMPKLRVLELQGLGWEGQEAERILCRGLPHCMVIVRACPKESMDWWM; translated from the coding sequence ATGCGGCCTAAAGTCATGTGGCACCTCCTTCGCCGGTACATGGCATCCCGGCTCCATTCCCTGCGGATGGGTGGCTACCTGTTCTCAGGCTCCCAGGCCCCCCAGTTGTCCCCCGCCTTGATGAGGGCCCTGGGCCAGAAGTGCCCCAATCTGAAGCGCCTCTGCCTACACGTGGCTGACCTGAGCATGGTGCCCATCACCAGCTTGCCCTGCACCCTGAGGACCCTGGAGCTGCACAGCTGTGAGATCTCTATGGCCTGGCTCCTCAAGGAGCAGGACCCCACCGTGCTGCCCTTGCTCGAGTGCATCGTGCTGGACCGCGTCCCTGCCTTCCGAGACGAGCACCTGCAGGGCCTGACACGCTTTCGTGCCCTGCGGTCATTGGTGCTCGGCGGCACCTACCGCGTGACAGAGACAGGGCTAGATGCGGGCCTCCAGGAGCTGAGCTACCTGCAGAGGCTGGAGGTGCTAGGTTGCACCCTCTCGGCCGACAGCACCCTCCTGGCCATCAGCCGCCACCTTCGAGATGTGCGGAAGATCCGGCTGACCGTGAGGGGCCTCTCTGCCCCTGGCCTGTCTGTCTTGGAGGGCATGCCAGCCCTGGAGAGTCTGTGTTTGCTAGGCCCTCTCATCACCCCAGAAATGCCTTCCCCGGCTGAaatcctctcttcctgccttgcCATGCCCAAGCTCAGGGTCCTTGAGCTGcagggtctggggtgggagggtCAGGAGGCTGAGAGGATCCTGTGTAGGGGGCTGCCCCACTGTATGGTCATCGTTAGGGCCTGCCCCAAAGAGTCCATGGACTGGTGGATGTGA
- the FBXL12 gene encoding F-box/LRR-repeat protein 12 isoform X1: protein MATLADLPDSVLLEVFSYLPVRDRIRISRVCHRWKRLVDDRWLWRHVDLTLYTMRPKVMWHLLRRYMASRLHSLRMGGYLFSGSQAPQLSPALMRALGQKCPNLKRLCLHVADLSMVPITSLPCTLRTLELHSCEISMAWLLKEQDPTVLPLLECIVLDRVPAFRDEHLQGLTRFRALRSLVLGGTYRVTETGLDAGLQELSYLQRLEVLGCTLSADSTLLAISRHLRDVRKIRLTVRGLSAPGLSVLEGMPALESLCLLGPLITPEMPSPAEILSSCLAMPKLRVLELQGLGWEGQEAERILCRGLPHCMVIVRACPKESMDWWM, encoded by the exons ATGGCGACTTTGGCGGACCTGCCGGACTCAGTCCTGTTGGAGGTCTTCTCCTACCTGCCAGTCCGGGACCGGATCCGCATCTCCAG ggtTTGTCACCGCTGGAAGAGGCTGGTGGACGACCGGTGGCTCTGGCGACATGTCGACCTGACGCTGTACACG ATGCGGCCTAAAGTCATGTGGCACCTCCTTCGCCGGTACATGGCATCCCGGCTCCATTCCCTGCGGATGGGTGGCTACCTGTTCTCAGGCTCCCAGGCCCCCCAGTTGTCCCCCGCCTTGATGAGGGCCCTGGGCCAGAAGTGCCCCAATCTGAAGCGCCTCTGCCTACACGTGGCTGACCTGAGCATGGTGCCCATCACCAGCTTGCCCTGCACCCTGAGGACCCTGGAGCTGCACAGCTGTGAGATCTCTATGGCCTGGCTCCTCAAGGAGCAGGACCCCACCGTGCTGCCCTTGCTCGAGTGCATCGTGCTGGACCGCGTCCCTGCCTTCCGAGACGAGCACCTGCAGGGCCTGACACGCTTTCGTGCCCTGCGGTCATTGGTGCTCGGCGGCACCTACCGCGTGACAGAGACAGGGCTAGATGCGGGCCTCCAGGAGCTGAGCTACCTGCAGAGGCTGGAGGTGCTAGGTTGCACCCTCTCGGCCGACAGCACCCTCCTGGCCATCAGCCGCCACCTTCGAGATGTGCGGAAGATCCGGCTGACCGTGAGGGGCCTCTCTGCCCCTGGCCTGTCTGTCTTGGAGGGCATGCCAGCCCTGGAGAGTCTGTGTTTGCTAGGCCCTCTCATCACCCCAGAAATGCCTTCCCCGGCTGAaatcctctcttcctgccttgcCATGCCCAAGCTCAGGGTCCTTGAGCTGcagggtctggggtgggagggtCAGGAGGCTGAGAGGATCCTGTGTAGGGGGCTGCCCCACTGTATGGTCATCGTTAGGGCCTGCCCCAAAGAGTCCATGGACTGGTGGATGTGA